The segment TTGCTCAATCCACTCCTAATATCAACAGTTTTAGCCACTGGCGTGCCCTTAGCGGCAATGATTTTTTATCCACCTTTAGAGCGCAAAAGGCTCATTGCTAATTATCGTAAGCTTGAACAGCATCTAATTAAGCCATAGGTTTGGAAGTTGTTTCCAGCTTTTTTACTGCAAAACCCGCCATAAGATTGTGTAGGGTGGGCACTGCCCGCCCTACTTGCTTAAAATAGAGGGCATCTGCCAAACACCCTTTAAGCATGAGCAACTTCCCAGATTTTGCCAATCATGGCTATCAGGTCGTTAGAGAACTGGGTCGCAACCTCGTCGGCGGTCGCATTACCTACCTTGCAAAGAGTATTTCCCCAACCCCCTCCGATCGAGGGGGAGTATCGGTAGTTATTAAACAATTTCACTTTGGCTGGACTAACTCTGATTGGTCTGGTTTCAAAGCTTATGAGCGCGAAATACAAGTACTGCGATCGCTCAATCATTCCGGTATTCCCCGCTATCTCGACTCTTTTGAAACGTCTGCTGGCTTTTGCATGGTGCAAGAATACAAAAATGCCCAGTCCTTAGCCGTTCCGCGCAGTTTTGACCCGGATGATATTAAGCAAATTGCCACCTCTATCCTAGAAATATTAATCTACTTGCAAAAGCGGATTCCCCCTGTAATTCACCGCGATATCAAACCAGAAAACATCCTCGTAGACGACGATCTCAATGTTTATTTAGTAGATTTTGGTTTTGCCAGAATTGGCGGCGGGGATGTTGCTATGAGCAGCGTCGCGCTGGGTACGCTGGGCTTTATGCCGCCAGAACAACTTTACAATCGGCAACTGAGCGAGGCAACAGATTTATACGGTCTTGGCGCAACCCTTATTTGCCTGTTAAGCGGAACAAAATCAACCCAGATTGACAGCTTAATTGATGAAGATGGTCGGATTGATTTTAAACCCCTTGTTCCTAAACTCAGTCTGCGCTTCATTGACTGGATCGAAAGAATGGTGCAGCCGAAGCAAAAAGACCGATTTGAGAATGCAACTGCGGCAAAAGAAGCGCTTGGCCCGATTTATCCCATACGATTGCCGGAAGTTAACCTGAGCGAATCTTTGTTGGAATTTCAGGCAACAACATTGAGTGGAGAAAGACTAACTCAGACTATTACGGTAAGTAACGCGATCGCCGAAACAATCTTATCAGGACGCTGGGAAGTCGCCCCCCACGAAAGCGATCCGCCCCACACGCCAGAAACACACGCTTGGATTTCTTTTAAGCCTGCCCAATTTGCCAGCAATCAGGCTGAATGTCAAATTACAGTTGATACAAGCAAATTAATTCCAGATAAAACTTACGAACGCCAAATTTTACTGCACAGTAATGGGGCGCGAGCAACAACTCCCTTAAAGATTCGGGTGCAGACAAATCCACTACAGATAAATTATCTGTCCCTCTATTGGTCTTTCGCTATACTTTGCGGCACTTCTTTTGGTGTTGCTTGGCTCGTAGCAATCAATTGGGCTGGGGCTAGCACGGTCTTCGCTACCTCGTCGGCTGGTTCGTGGGTGGCGGCGCTTATATGCTGCGCCTGTTTTTCGCCTTTGTTTTCTGAGGTGGATGAGCGGCTCAAGAGTGCAACTCGCAGAACCAAAAGTCTGTGGATTGTGGGTTTGTGCGGGCTGGCGGCTTCGTTCGGACCTGTGGGTTTGGGGCTGATTTTGGCTTTGTTTGGAGCTGGGGTGGCGACTTCAGCTAAAGTTGGGGCTATGGCTGAGGCTAGAGCTAGGGGAATGTTGAATGACTCTCAATCGGAGTCCAGCCAGCCTTTCGATATGGTGGCGACAGGTTTTTGGGGTTTGGTTGGGGCTGGCTTTGGCTCTATTGGGGCGGCTATGTTGTGGGCGATGTTAGAGCCGCAATTTGGATACGTGCGCTTGCTGCTGGCGGTTGTTTTTGCTGCTGTTGCTGTGGGTGGAGGGACGAAGGCGATCGCGTATCAGATGCAAGCCGTAGGTTTCGCGCTCTCAAGCGGTCGCGCAATCCGCGCACTGATTATCGCCTTGGGGCTTAGTTTGGGGGCGGGGTTGCAGATAGGTTTATCGCACCCATTACTTTTAGCCGCTGTTGCGGGAACGAGTTTACCTTTGGCTGCGATGATGATCTATCAACCCATGCAGCGATCGCGCCTCCTTGCTAACTCTCGCCAGCACAAGCAAAATCTGATTAAGCCCTAATTGGCGATGGGACATTCGCCGCTAGGGTCAAAAATAAAAAGGCAAAAGAAAGAATTGTCTCTTTTCTTTTGCCTTTTTATTTTTTAATTTTCCTTGCTTTTAAGCAGACGTTACAAACCGTTTTCGCAAAGATTCCGAGCGACGTTTGGCCGTTATATTAGTCGGCTCGTGCTTCAAAGCTTCGTCATAAGCTTCCAACGCCTGAGCTGTCAACTTCTTCTTCTCGTAAGTGTGGCCCAAGTTGTTGATTGCCGTAATATAATTTGGCTGTAGCTTAATTGCTTCTTTGTAGTTGCGAATCGCTAAATCATACTGTTCTTGAGCAAAGTAGCCATAGCCCAAGCCGTTATATATCAGAGGCAGATATTGCAACTCTCCTTCTTCAGCTTTTAGAGCTTTTTGAAACAGGGATACAGCCTGAGAGAACAGTTTTTTATCTAAATAAATACTGCCCAACTCGTAATATTCTTGGGCAGTACCCTTCTCTACGTTCAGCTTATTTTGTAAGCGTGCCAGGTTATTTTCCACTTTACGCGATCTGAAAATCTGGCGAAAAATCAACCAACTGGCACCGCCTAGTATAGACAGCAACAGGGATAGATAAAGAATTGGCAGATAAGTTTCCATGCGCTTCAAATACGGCTGTTAAAATTTTGGTTCTGTACTGATTATCTCGTGCCGTACTAGAGGATTTTAAAACCCCTGTACGCCTTGCTGAATTTTTGTTAGGGTAATCCCCAATATTTAGCCCGTTCCTGTAACCAACCCTCAGCTTTCCAACGAGCGAGCGCGGCATTCACGCGATCCCACAATTTGTTGTTTTGCAACCCCTTAGTCATCACCACACACAAAGCTTCACCTGACAGCCACACTGGAACCATCCGATATTGAGGATATTCCTGCACCCAACCAGCCAGAACGCTGTTATCCGCAGCAAAGCCAATAGCACCGCCACTTTCTACCAGCGATCGCCCTTCTTCGTAAGAATTTACCCCTACTAGCCTGACTCTTGGTAAGACATATCGCACGGTTGCAATTGTACTGGAACCATTTAGAATTGCAACTTTCTTCCCAGACAGATCTTTATCTTTTTGTACCGATCTATCTTTTGTTACTATGCTTGTGCCGTCTAGGTAGTATGGGGCGGTGAAGTCAACCAAGCGCGATCGCGAAGCAGTTGCCGTCATCCTGGCGATCGCCATATCTACTTTACGCTCTAATACAACTTTAAGGCGATCGCGATTGGCGACGGGCTGAAATCTCACAGCATCCGCACGCCCTAATAATTCTTCGGCTAGATGTCGAGCTAGGTCAATTTCCAGTCCTTGCAGGTTTCCCGACTCATCGCGGAATGCCAAGGGACGCACATTATCTTTAACCGCAACCATCAAGTAGCCCCGCTCTTGAATTTCGTTCAATTCGGCGGCACTACTTGACGAGTTTAAAGGCAAAATCATTCCCAGGCCGACCCAGGAGACGAGAGAGAAAACAAAAATTGAAGTATAAACTATGAATGATGAAACTTTTGCCATTGTTAAATTCCGATAGCTTAGGAAGCACAATCAGCGTAACTTTCATACTTCATACTTCATTTTTCATTTTTATCTTTTAACCGCACCTGCTAATTCTGCTACTTTGTGGAAGGCAGTAGGATCTAAAACTGCCAGTTGAGCTAGCATTTTGCGGTTAATCTCGATATTGGCTTTTTTCAGATTTCCCATCAACTGACTGTAGCTCATGCCGTGCTGGCGTGCAGCTGCATTGATGCGGGCAATCCAGAGGCGACGGAAATCACGCTTGCGCTTTTTGCGATCGCGATAGGCGTTACGCAGCGCCTTCATCACCTGTTGATTGGCTGTCCGGAACAGTTTTGAGTGACTGCCGCGAAATCCTTTGGCTAGTTTTAGAATTTTTTTGCGGCGTTTACGTGCAACGTTACCGCGTTTTACCCGTGTCATATGATTTTAGATTGTGGATTGTGGATTTTGGATTTTGCTCCTGCGGAGAAACCCCGCAAGGATGATTGGCTCAACATTTATGAACTATGAGTTATGAATTAGGAATTAAAAACTTTATTTAATTCCTAATTCATAACTCCGGAGGCCAGTCGTCTCCGGCTCCGCAAAATTTTACAAATACGGCAGCATTCCGCGTACATTGTCTTCATCGCATTCGTTTACCACTGCCATAGTAGACAGACGGCGCTTGCGATCGGTACCCTTGTGCTGTAGCAGGTGATTTTTGAAAGCTTTCCGGCGTACAATCTTGCCGCTCCCAGTAGCTCGAAAGCGTTTTGCCGCTGATCTGCGGGTTTTTATTTTAGGCATGGATTGGGTTAAATTCGACACAATCTATAAATATATCACTATATACCAGCTATGGTACAAGTCATCAATATCAAATCTCAGGCAAAATCATAACATGGTTGCACGTTGAAATGTTGTCAGGGTTATGGGTCTCAAAAACATGAGTATTGAGAAAATGGTTGAACAGGCATTGCAGGATGGATATCTAACGCCAGATATGAAAGCGGAGATTACACGCATCTGCAATAAGTCTACCGATTTGTCGGTTGAGGAGTACATGGCCTTGGATCGACTAATGGCGGAATTGCCTAGTTGTGTAGACAGCACGACGTTAATACCGCACAAACAGTTTAGCAACGTGATGGAAGAGCTGGTACTCAAGGAGGCGATCGCCCAGTGGGCCATAGTTGCAGAGACTACTGACACTGTTCTAGATGTGGGAGATATTGCTGCCTATGCCCTAAATCGCCTTCCCGGACTCTATGCAACTACCTCAGACGGTGCCGGGTTTCATCGCAGCCTTGCCAAGGACGAACTAGACCAGTTGATTGTCCAGAAAGTTCAAGAAGCGATCGCTCGTTGCCTAGAACAACCAGAAATTTACCCTAAACGCAAACCCTTGAAGATTAAACTTACTGAAAATTAACGACAATGGGGGCTGGAGACTGAGTTTTGAGTTTAATTTCTCACTCTCCTACCCTCCCCTGCCCCTCTGCCAGTTTCATTTTCACTTGGGTGTTTTGGATAAAGAAACTACCGACTTAGGAAACTGGCTCTTTAATGCTGGCAAGACAGGACAAGGCTTCTTCTCCTGCAAGTTCTCTGCTGTCGTTCCATTAAAAGTATTCCAGCGGAAAGGCCCCCTTTGGGCAGCCGCCATCCACAACAAGCGCTTTGCTCGCGTCATTGCCACATATAGTAGGCGAAATTCCTCCGCTGTCTTCAACTGTCCTGCTTGTTCCCAAGCATCTGCCGACTGAGGTAAAGGAGATTGACCGTGCAAACCAGCCCGAATTTGTGCCCTGGCTACTTCCGCTAAGGTAAAATCTCCTAGAAATTGCGCGGCGGTAGGAACCCAAGGACTGCCGGGAATTGTATCTTCGTGCAAAAACGGCATAAAGACATAATCCCAGTCCAAGCCCTTGGCTTTGTGCATGGTAATGATGGTGAGTTGACCGGAACGGGTGTAGCGTTCCTCGCTATCGTCGGTTTCTACGGCTTCAAATCTTTCAGAACTGACTATTTCGCTGAGGACTTCTAGAGTGGCACTCATGGAAGTGTTTCCCGAAGTCTGTTGCGCCACTCGTTCTGCAAGTTTCTCAGCTGTTGCTAGCTCAGATTGATCGTAGTTTAAGGTCAAAGCCAGGAAGGGAATTAGCTGGTAGTGAGGCAACTCCAAACGTGCCTTGAGCAATTCGCAACAGTAGCGACGCGCCTCAAGCACTGATTCTGACTGGGGTGGTTCTAAAGGGCCAGGATAGAGGAATTGTTCGGGGAAGGTAGAGAGGGCGTTGAGGTCTTGAGTGGCAATCAGGTGGCGTTTTACCAAGACTTCTAGGGCGGCTTTGAGGTAATCGGGAGAGTGGGGGCGATCGAGAAATTGTAGCAGGCGGAGGATTTCAGCCGGGACGTGGGAATGGCGATCGCTCTCTCCCACTTCATAAACTTCTATGCCGTGCTGACGCCGCAAAAATTGGAGTTTTTCGGCCACAAACCGAGCTTGTCTATTCTCGCGCACCAATACAGCGGCTTTACCTTCTTTATTCTCGGTTAATAATTCAATTACCCGCTCTCCTATCAAATCTACGGTTTGATGAATATCGCTGGGGGTGTAGATTTCCAGCCCTCTACCCGTTTGTGTCGGGTTGGCGTCAGCTTGAGGATCGTCAGCGTCAACAGTGCGAATTTTCTGGGGGCGAAATGGCAGTGGAGATTGTGCTGTAGAGCGTGGGGAAGATAGTCTGTTACCCGTTCCCTGTTCTCTATTACCGCCATAAGTGCGATTTACCCAATCTAAGACAAAGTTAGCCGATTCGATGATAATCGGCGTACTCCGACCAGCTCTATCCATTGTTGCGAGTCGTCCTTGGTCATAGCAATCTTTGCAGAATCTGCGGAAATAAATCGGATCGGCTGGGGTGAAAGTGGAGTTGATAGCTTGGTTGGGATCGCCTACTCGCACTAGATGTAGAGACGTTGCATGGGATGTCTCTAGAGGAGTAGGGGCTTTTGGGTCGGTAGCAAGAATTTCCAACAGCTTGTTTTGGAGGGGGGTGGAGTCTTGGGCTTCATCTTCAAAGACGGCAAAGACTTGGTTTTGCCACATTTGACGGGCGCTGTCGTTTTTGAGGACTCGCAGCGCGGCGAGAATCATTTCGTCGTAGTCGATCAAGTCGCGCGATCGCAGTAATGCTTGATATTGCTCGTACAATCCGGCGGCGATCGCCAATATGTCATAATCATCTGGCGTTTCTTCTGCTAGTCGCCATAAGTCGTGTGGCAATAGTCCAGAGCTTTTCGCTTCCCTAACGGCGGTAGTCGCAAGGCTGGGCAAAACTTCAGTACGCAAAACTGACTGACGCCGCAACCGCTCTGTTTCTTCCCCGTCAAATTCACGCCCCTCTAGCAACACTGAATAGCGCCGGGGGTTGTTGGCAATCCACCGTTCTACGCAGTCGCGAATTAACCGATTGCTTTGGTTAGGGGTGACTAACGTAGCGGTTTCCAGATTTAAACCCGATAGCTCTGAATGTCGCGTGGCAATGTTCAGAGCCAATCCGTGTAATGTATATACAACGAAGCCTGTTTGCGGTAGAGAAAGTTCGCGCAGGCATTTGCGGATTTTAGCTTTGATATTGGCGGCGGCGGAGCGAGTGAAGGTAACGACGACAAGATAGCGACGGGCATGGAGTTGGAAGCGAGCGATCGCAATAGCAGCAGCGATCGCCATTCCAGTAGATTTACCAGCGCCAGGAACGGCGGAAACAGCGAGGGAACCACCTTGCCAGTCTGCCATGCTTTGTTGTCCCGGACGCAAGCCATTCCGGAGCCGCAGCAGCGCTTGTTCCC is part of the Microcoleus sp. FACHB-831 genome and harbors:
- a CDS encoding serine/threonine-protein kinase encodes the protein MSNFPDFANHGYQVVRELGRNLVGGRITYLAKSISPTPSDRGGVSVVIKQFHFGWTNSDWSGFKAYEREIQVLRSLNHSGIPRYLDSFETSAGFCMVQEYKNAQSLAVPRSFDPDDIKQIATSILEILIYLQKRIPPVIHRDIKPENILVDDDLNVYLVDFGFARIGGGDVAMSSVALGTLGFMPPEQLYNRQLSEATDLYGLGATLICLLSGTKSTQIDSLIDEDGRIDFKPLVPKLSLRFIDWIERMVQPKQKDRFENATAAKEALGPIYPIRLPEVNLSESLLEFQATTLSGERLTQTITVSNAIAETILSGRWEVAPHESDPPHTPETHAWISFKPAQFASNQAECQITVDTSKLIPDKTYERQILLHSNGARATTPLKIRVQTNPLQINYLSLYWSFAILCGTSFGVAWLVAINWAGASTVFATSSAGSWVAALICCACFSPLFSEVDERLKSATRRTKSLWIVGLCGLAASFGPVGLGLILALFGAGVATSAKVGAMAEARARGMLNDSQSESSQPFDMVATGFWGLVGAGFGSIGAAMLWAMLEPQFGYVRLLLAVVFAAVAVGGGTKAIAYQMQAVGFALSSGRAIRALIIALGLSLGAGLQIGLSHPLLLAAVAGTSLPLAAMMIYQPMQRSRLLANSRQHKQNLIKP
- a CDS encoding tetratricopeptide repeat protein — translated: METYLPILYLSLLLSILGGASWLIFRQIFRSRKVENNLARLQNKLNVEKGTAQEYYELGSIYLDKKLFSQAVSLFQKALKAEEGELQYLPLIYNGLGYGYFAQEQYDLAIRNYKEAIKLQPNYITAINNLGHTYEKKKLTAQALEAYDEALKHEPTNITAKRRSESLRKRFVTSA
- a CDS encoding transporter substrate-binding domain-containing protein, which encodes MAKVSSFIVYTSIFVFSLVSWVGLGMILPLNSSSSAAELNEIQERGYLMVAVKDNVRPLAFRDESGNLQGLEIDLARHLAEELLGRADAVRFQPVANRDRLKVVLERKVDMAIARMTATASRSRLVDFTAPYYLDGTSIVTKDRSVQKDKDLSGKKVAILNGSSTIATVRYVLPRVRLVGVNSYEEGRSLVESGGAIGFAADNSVLAGWVQEYPQYRMVPVWLSGEALCVVMTKGLQNNKLWDRVNAALARWKAEGWLQERAKYWGLP
- the rplT gene encoding 50S ribosomal protein L20; this translates as MTRVKRGNVARKRRKKILKLAKGFRGSHSKLFRTANQQVMKALRNAYRDRKKRKRDFRRLWIARINAAARQHGMSYSQLMGNLKKANIEINRKMLAQLAVLDPTAFHKVAELAGAVKR
- the rpmI gene encoding 50S ribosomal protein L35, with the protein product MPKIKTRRSAAKRFRATGSGKIVRRKAFKNHLLQHKGTDRKRRLSTMAVVNECDEDNVRGMLPYL
- a CDS encoding late competence development ComFB family protein; the encoded protein is MSIEKMVEQALQDGYLTPDMKAEITRICNKSTDLSVEEYMALDRLMAELPSCVDSTTLIPHKQFSNVMEELVLKEAIAQWAIVAETTDTVLDVGDIAAYALNRLPGLYATTSDGAGFHRSLAKDELDQLIVQKVQEAIARCLEQPEIYPKRKPLKIKLTEN
- a CDS encoding ATP-dependent helicase → MSNDTDSNLTPQVGAVETLNSTPLNPAAALREQALLRLRNGLRPGQQSMADWQGGSLAVSAVPGAGKSTGMAIAAAIAIARFQLHARRYLVVVTFTRSAAANIKAKIRKCLRELSLPQTGFVVYTLHGLALNIATRHSELSGLNLETATLVTPNQSNRLIRDCVERWIANNPRRYSVLLEGREFDGEETERLRRQSVLRTEVLPSLATTAVREAKSSGLLPHDLWRLAEETPDDYDILAIAAGLYEQYQALLRSRDLIDYDEMILAALRVLKNDSARQMWQNQVFAVFEDEAQDSTPLQNKLLEILATDPKAPTPLETSHATSLHLVRVGDPNQAINSTFTPADPIYFRRFCKDCYDQGRLATMDRAGRSTPIIIESANFVLDWVNRTYGGNREQGTGNRLSSPRSTAQSPLPFRPQKIRTVDADDPQADANPTQTGRGLEIYTPSDIHQTVDLIGERVIELLTENKEGKAAVLVRENRQARFVAEKLQFLRRQHGIEVYEVGESDRHSHVPAEILRLLQFLDRPHSPDYLKAALEVLVKRHLIATQDLNALSTFPEQFLYPGPLEPPQSESVLEARRYCCELLKARLELPHYQLIPFLALTLNYDQSELATAEKLAERVAQQTSGNTSMSATLEVLSEIVSSERFEAVETDDSEERYTRSGQLTIITMHKAKGLDWDYVFMPFLHEDTIPGSPWVPTAAQFLGDFTLAEVARAQIRAGLHGQSPLPQSADAWEQAGQLKTAEEFRLLYVAMTRAKRLLWMAAAQRGPFRWNTFNGTTAENLQEKKPCPVLPALKSQFPKSVVSLSKTPK